The genome window TGCCATTTATATCCGTGCCGAATATCCTCTGGCCATCGAGCGGCTGGAAACGGCCATGAAACAGGCCCGTGAGTATGGACTCTTAGGTAATGATATTCTAGGTTCGGGTTTCAATTTTGACATCGAACTCAGACTGGGTGCCGGTGCTTTTGTATGTGGTGAAGAAACGGCTCTACTTGCCTCCATAGAAGGCAAGAGAGGTATGCCCATTCCTAAGCCTCCCTTTCCTGCAGTCAAGGGTCTTTTTAGAAAACCAACGGTCATCAATAATGTTGAAACCTTTGCAAATATTCCCATTATCATCACAAAGGGGGGTGACTGGTTTGCACAGATCGGTACAGAGAAGTCAAAAGGTACAAAAGTCTTTGCCCTCACAGGAAAAATCAAAAATTCAGGTCTTGTTGAAGTCCCCATGGGGACGACCCTGAGAGAAATCGTCTTTGATATCGGCGGTGGTATCCGTGGTGGTAAAAAATTCAAAGCCGTTCAGACTGGTGGACCATCGGGAGGCGTGATCACAGAAGAATTTCTGGATACACCCATCGACTTTGACAACCTGGTCTCCATCGGTTCCATGATGGGTTCTGGTGGTATGATTGTCATGGATGAAGACGACTGTATCGTGGATGTTACAAAGTTTTACCTGGAGTTCTGTGTTGAGGAATCCTGCGGTAAATGCGCTCCCTGTAGAATCGGCACGAAGAAACTCTATGAATACCTGGATAGATTCACCAAGGGTAAGGGCCAAATTGAAGATATTCAGAAGATGAAAGACATTGGTAATGCCATGAAAAAGGCATCCCTTTGCGGCTTAGGCCAAACCGCCGCCAATCCGGTCCTTTCGACTCTGAGATACTTTCCTGAAGAGTACAGACAGCATATTGAAGATGGTAAATGTATAGCCGGAAAGTGTAAGGATCTGGTTCATTATGAAATCGTTACTGAAAAATGTATCGGTTGTACCGTCTGTGCACGAAAGTGTCCTGTGAACTGTATTGAAGGTGAACGCAAGAAACCTCATGTTATTGATCAGACCAAGTGTATCAAGTGCGGTGCCTGTTATGAAGGCTGTAAGTTCGATGCAATCATCGTATCTTAATCGATGCTCGAAGGAGAAAAATCAGTGGAAACTGTAGAAATTAAAATTAATGGACAACCCTATGAGGTTGAAAGCAATACTTCCATTCTAAAGGCCGCTAAGAAGGCCGGCATTAAGATCCCCACACTCTGTACCCACACAGACCTGGAACCCTGGGCTGCCTGCGGTATCTGTGTTGTTAAGGTAGAAGGCTCCCCTAAGATGGTAAGAGCCTGCGCTACCACGGTTGTTCCCGGTCAGAATTATATTACCCATGATCCCGAACTCCAGAAGGTGAGGAGGACCGTCATTGAGATGACTCTGTCCAACCATCCTCAGGAATGCCTGTCCTGTGCCAAAAATCAAATTTGTGAACTTCAAAAGCTCGCAGCCGATTTCGGCATTAGGGAGATCCCATTCCCCATGGATGTGAAACGCCTTCCCAAAGATACATCGACTGCTTCATTGGTGTTTGATCCCTCCAAGTGTATTCAGTGCGGTCGATGTGCCCAGGTTTGCCAGCAGCTGCAGGATGTTTGGGCTCTGGAATTCCTTCATCGCGGACATCAGACAAGAATTGCACCCGCTGCGGGAGTTCTTCTGAATGAGAGTCCTTGTATCAAATGCGGTCAGTGTTCTGCCCACTGTCCGGTCGGGGCTATTTATGAAAAGTCGCAGACTCAGGAATTTTGCGATGCCGTTGAGGCTGATAATGTCCATGTCGCAGTCCAGATTGCTCCAGCCGTCCGTGTGGCCCTGGGTGAAGTTTTCGGCATGGAGCCCGGGTCCATTACAACAGGGAAAATCTATACCGCCCTTAGAATGCTGGGAAGCGATGCCGTGTTCGATACAAATTTTGCGGCTGACCTGACCATCATGGAAGAGGGGACTGAGCTGGTCAAAAGAATCACCACCGGTTCCGGAGTTCTGCCACAAATTACTTCCTGCTGTCCTTCCTGGACAGATTATATGGAAAAATACTACCCCGATATGATTCCTCATTTCTCTACGGCCAAGTCGCCCATGATGATGCAGGGAGCTGTCACAAAAACCTACTACGCCGAAAAGGCCGGGATTGATAAAGAGAGCATTTACTCCGTGGCCATTATGCCCTGTACGGCTAAAAAATATGAGATTGGCCGGGATGATAATATGGCAGCCTCCGGCGTAGCCGATGTGGACCTTGTTCTTACAACGAGAGAGCTGGGTCGCATGATTAAAGCCGCGGGTATAGACTTTGCCAACCTTAAGGATTCTGAAGCAGACAGTCCTATCGGAGCCTACTCAGGAGCCGGAACGATCTTTGGTGTCACCGGTGGTGTTATGGAAGCGGCGGTGAGAACAGCCTACAAACTGGTGACTGATGCCGAACTGGGTGATATTAATGTGAATGCCGTTAGAGGTATGGAGGGTGTTAGAAAGGGCTCCGTAGATTTTAACGGGACAGAAATCAAAGTGGCTGTTGCCCATGGTATGGCCAATGTCAAATCCATTATGGATGAAATACGGGAAGCCAATGAGAAAGGTCTAGAGCCTCCCTATCATTTTATCGAAGTTATGGCCTGCCGAGGCGGATGTATCGCCGGGGGTGGGCAGCCCTATGGAACAGAAGATAATATTCGTGAAAAGAGAATAGCCGGTATTTACAGCGATGATGAAAAATCAGTGGTCAGGAGATCTCATGAAAACCCTGAAATCATCCAGATTTACAAGGACTATCTGGATGAGCCTCTAAGTGAAAAGGCGCACCATCTGCTCCATACAAGCTATACTGAAAGAAAGCTGTATCAGAAGTAACCTTCTTTTCTGATGAATCATGAGGCTCCTTTCGGGGAGCCTTTTTTTCTTGCAGGCCTTCGGCTCTGTCCAATATTCGGTCCAATAGGGTAAAATAGACAGCTGAAGAGGGCAGGAGGTCTTATGAAATCAAAAAAGATACATAATCCCTATATTGGTGATCCAGGATACGCCTGTTTTGGTTGTGCCCCTAAAGACTTGAACGCCCGAGGGTTGGGACTGACTTTTTCTCTAGATGGGAAGACCCTTATCTCAGACTGGACCCCTCAGGACAGTTTTCAAGGCGCTCAGGGTATCCTTCATGGCGGAATCCAGGCCACTCTCATGGATGAGATCGCCAGCTGGTATGTTTTTGTATTCTGTGGGACAGCAGGGGCCACAAAATCTCTGCAAGTCGAGTATCGTTCCCCAGCCTTGATGAAATATGCGCCCTTTCATCTTCAGGCCGAGTTGAAGCAAAACTCCGGGAAGACCGCAGAAATCATGATTCGTCTGATGGATTGCCATTCCACAATCTGTAGTGAAGGCCTGGCCGTCTATGCGCTCTTCTCAGAGAGCCTGGCCAGGGGACGGTTTGGATTTCCCGGGCGTGAGGCCTTTTTCAAGAGACCTGAAGTGTCCACTAAATCACAAAACACAAGCAATGATCCTCTGGTAAAGAAGTTTCAGGCCCGCCGTTCTGTCAGGAGTTTTTCTACAAAGTCCGTTTCACTTCAGGATATACGGGACTGCATTGCCATTGCCGCGACAGCTCCCAGCGGAGCAAATTGTCAGCCTTGGACCTTTGCTCTTGTTACCTCTGGTGAGTTAAAAAGAAAAATCAGGAAAGAAGCAGAGCATGTGGAATCTTTGTTTTATGAACGAGAAAGTACACAGGACTGGAGAGAAGACCTGTCAGACCTGAGAACGGATGCCAGCAAGGCTTTTCTCGAAGATGCTCCCTGCCTCATTATCCTCTTCTTACAAAAATTTGGCAGAGGCCGGGACGGACGGAAAATCAATCACTATTATCCGGGGGAATCGCTGGGTATGGCCGCAGGTTTTCTGATTTCGGCTCTCCATATGAAGGGTTACTCCACTCTGCCCTATACACCGGCACCCATGAACTTCTTGATGGAGATCTTAGACCGACCCGATAATGAAAGGCCTTATCTGATTCTGCCGGTAGGTTATGCCAGGGACGGGTGGATGCCCCCAGTTCTAGAAAAGAAAGATTTGGATAAGATTTTGGTCGAATATGGAGATTCTCATTGAAATCCCTCCCTGCTTTGCTTCTGTGCTTATTTAACTTGCTTCCTCTATTCGGTGACGTCTTATTTGAACCTCCTCGCTTGTCTTTGGGGCCGGAAAGCTCTGTTAAATTCGAAGGAGTAGTTGCAATTACGAATCTAGAGGAGGAAGACCTTTCTATCGATTTTATGGCTTCCGCCGAAGGATGGGGAATTGAACCGTCATCACTGACTCTAAGGGGAGGGGAGCAAGGGAGTATTCAAATTTCCGGCAATCTCCCTCCCTCGGATGAAGCCGTTGTTATCCTCATGCTTTCGGATAGAGATGATGTTCCTTCCCTATATACAATATACCCGACCGGCAGCATAGCTGATGACGCCCATGGACTATCTAACCCAGATGAAGAGGGCTCTTTTGTCTTCTTCTATACTCCGGGCTGTGAGATCTGTGAGGAGTTTTATACAGAGGTTCTTCCTGCTCTAGAAGAAGAGACAGGTCGAGTCTTGCGTCCCGAAAAGCTGAATGTTCTGGAACCGGGCCATTATGAAAGACTGGAGTCTCTTTTGCAGGGCCAAAGCCGGTCTGTCAGCGACTTTCCCATTCTCATAGCCGGAAATTCTGTTTATACCGGAGAAAGAGAGATAAAAGAGGATTTTCCCAGGTACATAAGATCCCATCCGGAGGAGGACTCCTTCTCTGTGGAGAGGGAGTATCCTGAAGTCAGTCAGGCTCTGCCCGACCTGCGATGGCTGGCGGTTTTCATGGCTGGACTTTTGGACGGCATCAATCCCTGTGCCTTTACAACCCTTATCTTTCTCATTTCCTATCTGCGTTTATTGGGGAAAAAGGGACGAGATATCCTGAAAATCGGAGGAAGTTTCACGCTGGCCGTCTTTCTCACCTATTTTCTTGTGGGACTGGGGGCTTTTAAGTTCATTCGGATGGCCGATTCCTTCTCGATGATTTCAAAAATCATCAAATACCTTCTTGGAATAAGTCTGTTTATCTTGTCTGCCCTCAGCTTCATTGATTTTTGGAGGATTAAACAGGGACGAACTTCTCAATCTTTTCTGCAGCTCTCTGCTAAAAACAAGAAAAGAATTCATAAGGTGGTTCGAAGCAGCAGCCGTTCTGCCTTTGTTTATTTGAGCAGTTTTGCTGCGGGAGTCCTGATCTCTGTATATGAACTGGGCTGTACGGGGCAAATCTATCTCCCCATGCTGGTGTATATGGTTAAGCAGGAACAATGGAGTGCTCTCTTTCCTTTGGCCCTCTATAATGTCGCCTTTATTCTGCCTTTGATACTGGTCTTTGCCCTCTTTTACAAGGGGAGTGACTCCGGCCGGATTGCCGAGTTGTTCCAAAAAAATCTGGGTATGATCAAGATAGCAACTGCCGGATTGTTCCTGTTGATGGCTTTGTTTCTCCTGTTCTTCTAAGGAACTAAAAAGCAGGGTTATTCAGCCAGGAGTTCATCCAGTTTCAGTCCGATCTGTTCATATCCATTGATGTATTCAGAGTCGATGATCAGCAGGGGAAGTGAGCGTGAAACGTCGGGTAGTTGTTTCTCTTCCAGTGTCTTTTTCAACAGATTCACATTTTCCGGCACTATGAGATTGTGGTGAGAACCCTTCCATTCCGATCTTTTATTCAATTGATTGATTTTTTCATTAAACTCTTCTGCCAGAATGTAATCATCGCAGGATGGACAGGACTCAAAGAAATAGAATAGGAGATCCCGGGGAGGCTCCTTGGATGAAAGGCAGGAGAAAGAGCTCACCGTGAGGAGGATCAATAAAAAAAATCGTATCAATTTGCCAATGTTTCTCATAAGCAAGAATATATCCCGCAGAGGATGAAACTGTAAAGAGCTGATTTTTTTCACGCTTTATGCTATATTGGTTTGATTATGGATCAAAATGAGAAAGTCCTGGAAAGTAGCTCTGAAAAAATAATGCAGGCGGCTCTTGATGTGATAGCCAGGGAAAAAATTAGCGGTGTGAGGATGAGGCACATTTCGGAAGAAGCCCAAATGAGTCAGGGAATCCTCCACTACTATTTTCATACCAAAAAAGAGCTTCTATCCCGACTCCTCGATTATATTCTTCTTATGTTTCGTAAGGAGCGTGATAGCGATTTTGCTAAGTCCGATGGGAGTCCTTCAGGAAAAATTCATGCTTTTTTCCAAGAGAAAAAACGATCTATTCTGGCAAAAAAAATGGAATATATTCAGTTTGATTTTTGGGTTCAAGGCACTACAGATCCGGATTTAAAGGAAAAAATTCAAAAATCATACTTGAATTGGCGATATAATCTATATGAGGTGATTCAGGAAGGTGTTCGTTCCGGTGAGTTCCGAGCAGATCGAGCCGAAGCTGTCCCTGCCCTGATTGTTTCTCTCCTTATGGGCGGTTCTTGCCAGTATCTGATTGATGAATCTGCTTTTGAACTGGATCAATATCTGGATCAGGCTGAGCATCTGATTCTGGAATACCTGAGGGGAACAAACGCACTTCCCTGATACAGGGAGGCTCTTAATTTGAGCAGTGAATCGATAATTTATAATAGTGATGATCTCAGCTGCAGCCTACACCTCGACGGCCCCTTGGAAACAACCAAGACCGGTCCGCTTTATGTCTTTAGAATCCTTTCTGGATCACAAACCAGTATCTTAAAACTGGATATCGAAATCAAAAATAAAGATTCTGCCTGGTTTTGGTGGCCCAACCACGAGGGAGAACGGGGGATTCTTTCTCAGGTTCATGGGAGGCTCGAAGATCTGGATGAAGCTTCCAGAGGGATCTCAGTTCTCTATCCTATCAGCGCTTCCTGCAGAACCATCATTCTCGGTGATGGTCAGGGAGGTGTCATTCTCAGTGCCATGCCCGATGAAAAAGGGAGAATCTCTCAGATTTCAGTTAAGAGCAAAAGTTCTCAGAAAGTTGAGTTCTTTGTAAAAACTGGCCGTTCCTGCTGGATACTCACTCAATACCAGGGCGGGCCGGAGGAGGCTCTTCTCTGGATGAGCCGGATCATTGAAAAGGTGAAATGGCCTGTCTTGGAGAGAGCGGAACCTGTGGGGAAATTCCTTCTGCAGGTCGGGCTGATCGGCCCGGATTATGATTGCCTTGTCCCTGTTGAGAGAGGTTTTATGGTGCTGGAAGATATCGCCAGAGTCATGAAGCACCAACTGGGAACGGGTCATTGGCTTCATGTTTTCGGGTATGCCCATGGTCATGACCTCCTCTATCCCGATTATAATCCTTCTGGTTTTCTAGGGGGTCCAGAGACTCTTAAAAGAGCCATACGGGCCGTCCATCGAAAGGGGCAGAAGGTCAGTTTTTATTTGAACCTCCGCATAGCCGATGAAAGCCTTGTAGAAAATGATTTTGAACTTAAGAAAGCCGTTTTTCTGGATAGAATGGGAAAGCCTGTTCTGGAGAGATCCAATGACAGATCGTTTTTGGTCATGAATCCAGAGAGTCCGATCTGGCAAGACCGCATTGTGAAAGAAGCCGAAAGGTTGATCAGCCTGGGAGCCGATGGCCTGGAGCTGAATTACAGCGGACAGCAGGCTCTCCTGGTTTCTCTGGGAGAACAGTGGGGTGATGGAATCAGGAAGATGATCACAAGGATCAAAAACCTGGGGGTTAAGATCTGGTACAGGGGTGGAACAGATATATATCCTGCAGACTGGTGGGAAATGAGTAGCGAAGAAGAAAGAATCGATACAGAAGGCCATGTGTTGTCAGGGAGTATGATCGGGGAATTCGATCCCCGTCTTTTGATGACCCTCGCCCCTGGACGATCCTATTTAGTGCCCCTCTCCCGGGAGTCCTTTCCCTTGACAGAGGAAGCGCTTGTCATGAAGGATCTCGAAGATATCATGGGCGGCTTATTTATTTATGATGAAGAGTATCTGGAACGAATTGAAATGATCCTGAAGAGAGCCGCAGAAGAGAGTCAGCAGGAAGACATGCAGACCCAGGAAGAGGATACACAGGCTTCCGACAGGGTTGAGAGACAGGAAAAAATACCCGAAGCGGGCGATTTTCCTGGAAATCTTGAAAGTTAATGATATATATTGAATAATATATAAATTGATATTTTAAGGAGTCATCTTTCATGAAGACTTTCAGCATAACCTTGTTTCTGTTTTTTTCTTCTCTTTTCTTCCTTTCTGCAGACGCCTATCCTCCCCAGGGATGGACCAGTGATGTCCTGGGTGCCATGACCGAAGCCGAAGAGACGGGTAAAGATCTTTTGCTTAATTTTACAGGGTCTGACTGGTGTACCTGGTGTCATAAGCTCTGGGGAGAAGTGTTTGGAACCAAGGAGTTTCAAGAGTATGCCGAAGAGAATCTAATCCTGGTTTATCTGGATTTTCCAAATGGTATTGAACTTTCTGATGATGTCAAAAAACAGAATGAAATAATGGCTTCAGTATTTGGAGTTCAGGGCTTTCCCACTATCTGGCTGATGGATTCCTCACAGCTTCCCCTGATGAAGACGGGGTATCAGGCCGGGGGGAGTACCTCATATATCCGTCATCTTAAAGAGGATCGTCCCGATTTGGATGAAGCCACAAAGGTGGAGTATCGGGATATGGTCCGTCAGGCAATCAAAGATAATATAGGTTCCTGGTAGTCCTTTGGGGTCCGATTTGAGAAGAATCGGACTCTAGGGCAGCATCTTCTCATCGATGATTTGTTTCCAATCTTCAGGCATGGGTGTTGGACGTCCATTTTCTATGGAAATACACCCCACCTTCACTTCCAGTTCTGCAAGTAGTGAGTCTTCTTTGTATATCTTTTGCTCAAAAACAAGGGTCACCCTCTGACTCTTTAGTAGTTTTGTGCGAACTGTCAAAAGGTCATCCAGATAGGCCGGGCTATTGTAGCTCACACTGAGTGATCTGACCACAAAGGCAATTCCCGATTCAGTGAGTAATTTTTTTTGTTCCCCACCCAGCAATCTTATCAATTCACTTCTACCGTGTTCTGCCATATCAATATAACGGCTGTGGTAGACAACCCCGCCGGCATCCGTATCGCTGTAGTACACTCTCTTTTGTAAATAATGGGTATTGTCTTTAATAATACCGGATATGTTGTTGTTCATACCCCTATTCTACATCCAGATGGATCAACAATGAAAGGGTCTTTAAATGGGGATGATCCCTTTAAATTTCTAGCACTAAGATTTAAAATGGATTCATGATACTGACTATTAAAAAGTTCTTTCCCAACAAGGATAATGATTACGAAAAAATGACCTCTAAAGTAGGTCAGATGAAAATCTTTCTGGAACATATCCTGGCCGGACGTGTTCCCAATGAAAAATATTCGGCAGATAGCCTCTT of Oceanispirochaeta crateris contains these proteins:
- a CDS encoding YbgC/FadM family acyl-CoA thioesterase, yielding MNNNISGIIKDNTHYLQKRVYYSDTDAGGVVYHSRYIDMAEHGRSELIRLLGGEQKKLLTESGIAFVVRSLSVSYNSPAYLDDLLTVRTKLLKSQRVTLVFEQKIYKEDSLLAELEVKVGCISIENGRPTPMPEDWKQIIDEKMLP
- a CDS encoding nitroreductase family protein, translated to MKSKKIHNPYIGDPGYACFGCAPKDLNARGLGLTFSLDGKTLISDWTPQDSFQGAQGILHGGIQATLMDEIASWYVFVFCGTAGATKSLQVEYRSPALMKYAPFHLQAELKQNSGKTAEIMIRLMDCHSTICSEGLAVYALFSESLARGRFGFPGREAFFKRPEVSTKSQNTSNDPLVKKFQARRSVRSFSTKSVSLQDIRDCIAIAATAPSGANCQPWTFALVTSGELKRKIRKEAEHVESLFYERESTQDWREDLSDLRTDASKAFLEDAPCLIILFLQKFGRGRDGRKINHYYPGESLGMAAGFLISALHMKGYSTLPYTPAPMNFLMEILDRPDNERPYLILPVGYARDGWMPPVLEKKDLDKILVEYGDSH
- a CDS encoding DUF6259 domain-containing protein, producing the protein MSSESIIYNSDDLSCSLHLDGPLETTKTGPLYVFRILSGSQTSILKLDIEIKNKDSAWFWWPNHEGERGILSQVHGRLEDLDEASRGISVLYPISASCRTIILGDGQGGVILSAMPDEKGRISQISVKSKSSQKVEFFVKTGRSCWILTQYQGGPEEALLWMSRIIEKVKWPVLERAEPVGKFLLQVGLIGPDYDCLVPVERGFMVLEDIARVMKHQLGTGHWLHVFGYAHGHDLLYPDYNPSGFLGGPETLKRAIRAVHRKGQKVSFYLNLRIADESLVENDFELKKAVFLDRMGKPVLERSNDRSFLVMNPESPIWQDRIVKEAERLISLGADGLELNYSGQQALLVSLGEQWGDGIRKMITRIKNLGVKIWYRGGTDIYPADWWEMSSEEERIDTEGHVLSGSMIGEFDPRLLMTLAPGRSYLVPLSRESFPLTEEALVMKDLEDIMGGLFIYDEEYLERIEMILKRAAEESQQEDMQTQEEDTQASDRVERQEKIPEAGDFPGNLES
- a CDS encoding NADH-dependent [FeFe] hydrogenase, group A6, with product METVEIKINGQPYEVESNTSILKAAKKAGIKIPTLCTHTDLEPWAACGICVVKVEGSPKMVRACATTVVPGQNYITHDPELQKVRRTVIEMTLSNHPQECLSCAKNQICELQKLAADFGIREIPFPMDVKRLPKDTSTASLVFDPSKCIQCGRCAQVCQQLQDVWALEFLHRGHQTRIAPAAGVLLNESPCIKCGQCSAHCPVGAIYEKSQTQEFCDAVEADNVHVAVQIAPAVRVALGEVFGMEPGSITTGKIYTALRMLGSDAVFDTNFAADLTIMEEGTELVKRITTGSGVLPQITSCCPSWTDYMEKYYPDMIPHFSTAKSPMMMQGAVTKTYYAEKAGIDKESIYSVAIMPCTAKKYEIGRDDNMAASGVADVDLVLTTRELGRMIKAAGIDFANLKDSEADSPIGAYSGAGTIFGVTGGVMEAAVRTAYKLVTDAELGDINVNAVRGMEGVRKGSVDFNGTEIKVAVAHGMANVKSIMDEIREANEKGLEPPYHFIEVMACRGGCIAGGGQPYGTEDNIREKRIAGIYSDDEKSVVRRSHENPEIIQIYKDYLDEPLSEKAHHLLHTSYTERKLYQK
- a CDS encoding cytochrome c biogenesis CcdA family protein; this translates as MKSLPALLLCLFNLLPLFGDVLFEPPRLSLGPESSVKFEGVVAITNLEEEDLSIDFMASAEGWGIEPSSLTLRGGEQGSIQISGNLPPSDEAVVILMLSDRDDVPSLYTIYPTGSIADDAHGLSNPDEEGSFVFFYTPGCEICEEFYTEVLPALEEETGRVLRPEKLNVLEPGHYERLESLLQGQSRSVSDFPILIAGNSVYTGEREIKEDFPRYIRSHPEEDSFSVEREYPEVSQALPDLRWLAVFMAGLLDGINPCAFTTLIFLISYLRLLGKKGRDILKIGGSFTLAVFLTYFLVGLGAFKFIRMADSFSMISKIIKYLLGISLFILSALSFIDFWRIKQGRTSQSFLQLSAKNKKRIHKVVRSSSRSAFVYLSSFAAGVLISVYELGCTGQIYLPMLVYMVKQEQWSALFPLALYNVAFILPLILVFALFYKGSDSGRIAELFQKNLGMIKIATAGLFLLMALFLLFF
- the nuoF gene encoding NADH-quinone oxidoreductase subunit NuoF — encoded protein: MAVKNYILVCGGTACESAKGDDIYKALLKEAEAHGVADDVQIVKTGCFGFCEKGPIVKVLPEQAFYVEVVPEDAKEIISETIVKGRIVERIQYQPEKGAKGEAFDIENIEFYQKQYRIVLRNCGLINPENIDEYIARDGYSALEKCLFEMKPDDIIEELKKSGLRGRGGAGFPTWMKWNFTKQVDGGQKYVVCNADEGDPGAYMDRSTLEGDPHSVLEAMIIAGICVGADYGAIYIRAEYPLAIERLETAMKQAREYGLLGNDILGSGFNFDIELRLGAGAFVCGEETALLASIEGKRGMPIPKPPFPAVKGLFRKPTVINNVETFANIPIIITKGGDWFAQIGTEKSKGTKVFALTGKIKNSGLVEVPMGTTLREIVFDIGGGIRGGKKFKAVQTGGPSGGVITEEFLDTPIDFDNLVSIGSMMGSGGMIVMDEDDCIVDVTKFYLEFCVEESCGKCAPCRIGTKKLYEYLDRFTKGKGQIEDIQKMKDIGNAMKKASLCGLGQTAANPVLSTLRYFPEEYRQHIEDGKCIAGKCKDLVHYEIVTEKCIGCTVCARKCPVNCIEGERKKPHVIDQTKCIKCGACYEGCKFDAIIVS
- a CDS encoding thioredoxin family protein, with amino-acid sequence MKTFSITLFLFFSSLFFLSADAYPPQGWTSDVLGAMTEAEETGKDLLLNFTGSDWCTWCHKLWGEVFGTKEFQEYAEENLILVYLDFPNGIELSDDVKKQNEIMASVFGVQGFPTIWLMDSSQLPLMKTGYQAGGSTSYIRHLKEDRPDLDEATKVEYRDMVRQAIKDNIGSW
- a CDS encoding TetR/AcrR family transcriptional regulator, which codes for MDQNEKVLESSSEKIMQAALDVIAREKISGVRMRHISEEAQMSQGILHYYFHTKKELLSRLLDYILLMFRKERDSDFAKSDGSPSGKIHAFFQEKKRSILAKKMEYIQFDFWVQGTTDPDLKEKIQKSYLNWRYNLYEVIQEGVRSGEFRADRAEAVPALIVSLLMGGSCQYLIDESAFELDQYLDQAEHLILEYLRGTNALP